The following proteins come from a genomic window of Triticum aestivum cultivar Chinese Spring chromosome 6A, IWGSC CS RefSeq v2.1, whole genome shotgun sequence:
- the LOC123129925 gene encoding uncharacterized protein, giving the protein MTSSYQPPATTNLEAPAPVPKVKAAAVVTQNPSFPSGPPSPEMEATAEALTREEVLRRRRRRATRLLAAYRRLYWAMAEEVRARHQQYVWELGCSPLEAEQPLPATASEAKPAPAAVPRRKKCGITGCKVRAMAMAKYCHYHILSDPNQVLYKGCGHIMVKSGAQIGKSTHNTPILKASVPSLCNVHLQRSQKNISQAYKIVGFNPPPTGQISPDFSVLVAECVRQIQATRRESRSARAGKK; this is encoded by the coding sequence ATGACCTCCTCCTACCAGCCGCCCGCCACGACGAACCTGGAGGCGCCGGCGCCGGTACCCAAGGTGAAGGCTGCAGCGGTGGTGACCCAAAACCCTAGCTTCCCCAGcggcccgccgtcgccggagatggaGGCCACGGCGGAGGCGCTCACGCGGGAGGAGGTGCTGCGCCGGAGGCGGCGCCGCGCCACGCGGCTCCTTGCCGCGTACCGCCGGCTGTACTGGGCCATGGCAGAGGAGGTGCGCGCCCGGCACCAGCAGTACGTCTGGGAGCTCGGCTGCAGCCCGCTTGAGGCCGAGCAGCCGCTTCCGGCCACGGCATCGGAGGCGAAGCCTGCCCCGGCAGCGGTGCCGAGGAGGAAGAAGTGTGGCATAACAGGGTGCAAGGTGCGGGCGATGGCCATGGCCAAGTACTGCCACTACCACATCCTCTCCGATCCCAATCAGGTACTCTACAAGGGTTGTGGCCACATCATGGTCAAGAGTGGTGCACAGATTGGGAAAAGTACTCACAACACGCCCATCCTAAAAGCATCAGTTCCCTCCCTCTGCAATGTTCACTTGCAAAGATCTCAGAAGAATATATCACAAGCTTACAAGATAGTTGGCTTTAATCCACCTCCCACCGGTCAAATCTCCCCAGATTTCAGTGTCTTGGTTGCCGAATGTGTCCGTCAGATCCAGGCTACAAGGAGAGAGTCCCGAAGTGCCAGGGCAGGGAAGAAATAG